The genomic interval ACATCCAGATCGCGATAATTGTGCTCTTTTTTAACACCGAAGTAGACATCCCCGATATTGCGGCCCCCTAAGATGGCCACAGCGTTGTCCATAACCAGTAGCTTGTTGTGCATCCGGTGATTGACGCGGCGGAAATCGGCCAAGAAGCTCAACGTGCGCCAGAACCGGTTCGTGATGGGATTGAAGAGGCGGACCTCGATATTGGGATGGCCGTCGAGCCCCGCAAGCACGAAGTCTCTGTCCTGCGTTTGATAGTGGTCGTCGATCAAGAGCCGCACGCGCACGCCGCGATCGGCCGCGCGCAGCACCCGGCTGGCCAAGATCCGGCCGGTGGTGTCCGCACTCCAGATGTAGTACTGCGCATCCAGCGACTTTTCGGCCAGGTCGATCAGGGCGAGCCGGGCAAGA from Candidatus Methylomirabilota bacterium carries:
- a CDS encoding phospholipase D-like domain-containing protein, whose translation is MGALLGEAADKHPGLSGFSLLEHAENGFLARLALIDLAEKSLDAQYYIWSADTTGRILASRVLRAADRGVRVRLLIDDHYQTQDRDFVLAGLDGHPNIEVRLFNPITNRFWRTLSFLADFRRVNHRMHNKLLVMDNAVAILGGRNIGDVYFGVKKEHNYRDLDV